Genomic segment of Armatimonadota bacterium:
CCCGGCGGACCCCAGTAAGCCACGGTCAAGGGCTTCTCGGCGGCGATGGCGGCGGAAATAATCTCTCGGTAGATGGATTTGAGCTGTTTCGGCAACAGCGGTCCGCGATTAAGCTCGGCAAGCTTTTCGTAGACGGCTCGCTCTCGCTCGGGGGTAAAGAATGGTTTGCCGTCGCGTCCTTTCACTTTTCCGACCTCGATGGCGAGGTTGGTGCGTTGAGAAAGCAGTTCGACCAGTTGACGATCCACGGCGTCGATATCCGTTCGAATCTCGTCCAGCGATCTCAGATCTTGGCCGTCGGATTTACCATCACGTATCATGGGACTACTAGATTATGGAAATGTCCGATGCCTTTTGGATTCAATTACAGATAGAATCCTACTAATCCCTTGCAAGATTCGCCCGTATTCCACGTATTCAAAGACCTAACCCCTCGGCAGTTAGGCGTTACGGCCGTGGATATCATTCTCGTGGCGTTCATCATCTATCGCCTGTTGATGATGGTGCGGGGAAGCCGGGGATGGCGCATTCTGCTGGGACTTCTGGTCTTCGGCGCCCTGCTTTTTTTAAGCGACTACCTTCAGCTTTCGACCTTGCACTGGATACTGGCCCAGGCGACCTTGTTGGGGCCGGTTGCGCTGGTCATTTTGTTCCTGCCCGAGCTTCGACAGGCCCTGGAAGGATTGACCAAGCTGAGCTGGTTCCCGGAGAGCGTGGTAGAAGCCGGGCACGAGAAGAACCTTGATCGAGGCTCGGTCGAAGAGATTGTCGGCGCCGTTTCCGAGATGGCGCGCGATCGGGTGGGTGCGATCATCGTCATCGAAACCGGCGGGCACCTGGACGAAATTGCCGCGACTGGCGTGATGCTCAACGCCAAGATTTCTATGTCGCTGTTGGGTTCGATCTTTTACGGTCAGAACCCGTTGCACGACGGGGCGGTTGTGATTCGAGGCGACCATATTCTCGCGGCGGCCTGCCGTCTGCCGTTGAGCGAATCGCGCATCGACCGCACGCTGCATATGCGCCACCGAGCGGCCCTCGGCGTCACCGAGCAGACCGACGTTATCGCGTTGGTCGTCAGTGAGGAGAAAGGCAGCATTCGCGTGGCTCAGGAAGGCAAGCTGCACACCGTCGCGAGTACGTCCGAACTGCGCGAATTTCTGGTCAATAACACAACCCGCACCGAAGAGGAACACACGCCTCGCCGCTCGCGACGAAAGGACCGTAAGGAAGAAGAGGTCTCCCTGTGAGCAAGGTTAATGTGCCGATTGCCTTTCTATCGCTGGTGACCTCGGTCTTGCTTTGGGCCAGCGTGTATAACAACGCGAACCGCAGGCCTGCACCCAAGGACGTTTCGATTGGGCTGGAGACGAGCAACCTCGACCGAACCAAGTACCACATGGTGGACTATCCATCGGAGATTACGATTTCGGTGGCGGGAAACACCGACCTGCTGAAGACGGTGACGCCCTATGCCATCGTTGATCTTTCGGGAGCTCAGGACGGCGTCAAATCCTATCCGGTAGCGATCTTCCCGAACTCGATCCGCGAACTGCTGGTGAAAAGCGCGGTGACGGCGCAGGTAAAGATCGAGAGCTTGGTGACCAAGGCTATGGAAGTGAAGGCGAACTTCAACGGGATCGTACCGGGCGGGCGAAAGGTTTCTTCAATCGATGCCTATCCGCATCGCGTTTTTGTTACGGGGCCAGCCGATCTTGTGCAGAAGGTCGCCCAGGTTCGTCTGGATGTGGACTATACGCCGACGGCGGTGACGCCTGAGGGCGTGGAGGTCGAGGCGCAGGCCCTGGATGCAACGGGAACGCGAGTGCCGCGCATCGTCGTGCGCACCAGCGACAGCCATCCTGAGTACACCGACGAGACAATCCAGGAACCGGCGATGGTGCGAATCCATTTGAAGCTGGAGGATGTCGAAGAGCCGAAGGTACCGATTCGGTTCCCCTAACCCCGCGGAACATGACCGAAATTCGAACGATTCGCCCCGACGAGACGGACGCCTTCTTGCGTCTTCTGTGTAACGTCTTCAACCTCGACTTCGCCCGAGCCCAGACTCTCTTTCGCGAGGAGCCGCTGTTCGATCTGAACCGCAAGTGGGCCCTATTCGAGGGTGGTCAGATGGTCAGCATCCTCACGACGACGCCACTGGAGTTTGGATGGGGACCAGCGATCGGCATCGCTGGGGTGGCAACGCTCGCCAATCGACAGGGTGAGGGCTTTGCCCGACGCCTGTTGGAGAAGGTTTTGGTCGAATCCGAAAAGCGGGGCGAGGGACCGGCGCTGTTGTTTGCCGCCGATACACGGCTGTACGAGTCCATCGGCTTCGAGGGTATCGACCGGGTGGTGCGGGGGCCGATCGTGTCGCTTCCTCTGGACATTCAGTTGGAGCCGATACCGGTCGACGACGTGAAGGCAAAGTACACGGCTTGGAGTGGGGAGGACCACAGTCGTCTTCGTCGCGATGCGCGGCGGTGGAAGTACTGGCTGTGGCAGTTCCGCGAGTCATTTGCCTACCGGGACGGATATCTGTGCCTGGAAAATACGCAGGTGCGCGAATTGGTGCTTCCCGGTCCTGAGAAGAAGCTCCCGGTGCCGCTGGGAACGGAATGGATTGGACTGGCATCGATGACGGATCAGTTCGAGATTCCACTCGGGTCCATCTCGGTGCCGATGTATCTGATGGGCTACAACTTCCCCGGCATTCCGCAACTGTTCATGACCGATCAGTTTTAGTCCCAACACCTTCGATTGGTTTGACCGCGCGTCGGTCGGCCTAATCTTTGCCGAATTTCCTTTCAAAGGCGGGTCACCCGATCGCCGCTCTGATAGCATGTTGGCAATACATCATGGATATCAAAAAAGCGATCAAAGGACAATATCGGGCGGGGCTGGCTATGCTGCGGCAGTGCATCACGGATTTTCCCGACGAGCTATGGGAGGCGGGCATGGGGCCACGAAAGAATTGGAAGATCGTGTACCACACGCTGTTCTACACCCACCTGTATGCAATGCAACGCGAAGAGGACTTCGAGCCGTGGGGAGTCGGGATGGAGTGCGATATGTGGGAAGACAAGCCGGGCGAAAAGGTGTACTCGAAGGCGGACTTGCTGGAGTACTGCGACCATGTCGATTCGCGCATCGAGGAATGGGTGGATCGCCTCGATTTGGAAGCCGAGGAGTCGGGCTTCAACTGGTACCCAAACTTCCCTAAATTGGACCACCAACTTCTGAACATCCGCCATCTGGGTGGGCACATGGGTCAGCTTTCCGAACTGGCGATGAACAACGGTGTTGACGAGATTAAGTGGTGTAGTCGGATTCCGCGCTGACCGCGATGGCCTCGGGTTCGGTTTGCACCTTGGGTGACCGATAGGTTTTGCCCAGCACATCGAGAAAGCTCAGAATGCCGGCGTAATTTCCTCGGCAGGAGGGATTGTGGTGGAGGGCGTGGAGTTTCGGACTTGCGATGACCTTCGTGAACCAGCCCCAATCGAGATTGAGGTTGGAGTGGAGCAGAACAGTGTAGAATCGCTCTAGCAAGACGAAAGTGGCAATGGACCGCAGGTCAATGCCGAGGATCAGGGCGGGCAGATTTGCGCCGACGATGATCAGCAAGAAGTCCACCGGATGCTGGCGGGAACTGGCGCTCCAACTCATGTCGACGACCGTATGGTGAACGCGGTGAAACTTCCACAAGAATTCCGATTTATGGGCTAGTCGGTGAAACGCGTAAACCCATATCTCGGCCAACACTAAAGCGACAGTCGCCTGGAGCCAATAGGGCTGGTGGGCTACGAATTGATTCCAGTTCGGGGGTAATCCTTGCCGGATTAGGTAGGCGAATTCGTAAACAATTCCCGCCGAGATCCAGAGTCCATAGGATTGATAGAACCAGAGGGCGGTTAGGTCTTTGAGTTTTGGTCTCGTCGCGCCGCCCTCGAAGAGTTCTTCGAGGGGGCAGAAGACGAGTGCGCTGATGGCGACAAACACCACTCCGGTGACGCAGATTTGAACTGCCGCAGGGAGGATGTTGGCCATCGCTCTTTAGTAGCCGCTGACGACGTGGTCGAGCCCGGATCCGGTTGTGGACAAGCCGTACCCACGGGATATGGCAAAGGCGGCGGCGGCTAATCCGAGGACGAAAAGAAAGACGAGACTAAGACGTCGATTCTTCATTGTTAAACCCCTGCTATCTTGGATAGCTGTTATTAGGGATAAGCGTTAAACGTGGGACGTTCGTTCCGGTTTGGTGGAAATTTTTTTGATGAGAATTTTGAGGAGAGGGACGTCTTGTTAATCTTGCCATTCCTTTCACGGATAGGAAGCTACGGCGATAATCGCCGGGTCGCCCCGATTCCGCTTTGCT
This window contains:
- a CDS encoding GNAT family N-acetyltransferase yields the protein MTEIRTIRPDETDAFLRLLCNVFNLDFARAQTLFREEPLFDLNRKWALFEGGQMVSILTTTPLEFGWGPAIGIAGVATLANRQGEGFARRLLEKVLVESEKRGEGPALLFAADTRLYESIGFEGIDRVVRGPIVSLPLDIQLEPIPVDDVKAKYTAWSGEDHSRLRRDARRWKYWLWQFRESFAYRDGYLCLENTQVRELVLPGPEKKLPVPLGTEWIGLASMTDQFEIPLGSISVPMYLMGYNFPGIPQLFMTDQF
- a CDS encoding TIGR00159 family protein — translated: MQDSPVFHVFKDLTPRQLGVTAVDIILVAFIIYRLLMMVRGSRGWRILLGLLVFGALLFLSDYLQLSTLHWILAQATLLGPVALVILFLPELRQALEGLTKLSWFPESVVEAGHEKNLDRGSVEEIVGAVSEMARDRVGAIIVIETGGHLDEIAATGVMLNAKISMSLLGSIFYGQNPLHDGAVVIRGDHILAAACRLPLSESRIDRTLHMRHRAALGVTEQTDVIALVVSEEKGSIRVAQEGKLHTVASTSELREFLVNNTTRTEEEHTPRRSRRKDRKEEEVSL